In Morococcus cerebrosus, a single genomic region encodes these proteins:
- the dnaA gene encoding chromosomal replication initiator protein DnaA: protein MTLAEFWPQCLRRLHDILPAGQFAQWIAPLTVGEENGVWVIYGKNQFACNMLKSQFAAKIEVVRAELAPQQAAFAFKAGAGQHYEMAENAGTVAPEQAVLTEEMPKADAQESFSDGTSSENSDKPSVAKTAADILAQRMKNLPHENKQPAAAPAESKAVAKAKTEAQRDAEEARYEQTNLSRDYTFDTLVEGKGNRLAAAAAQAIAENPGQGYNPFFLYGSTGLGKTHLVQAIGNELLKNRPDAKVRYMHSDDYIRSFMKAVRNNTYDVFKQQYKQYDLLIIDDIQFIKGKDRTMEEFFYLYNHFHNEKKQLILTCDVLPAKIEGMDDRLKSRFSWGLTLELEPPELEMRVAILQKKAEAAGISIEDEAALFVANLIRSNVRELEGAFNRVSASSRFMNRPVIDMDLARTALQDIIAEKHKIITADTIIDATAKYYRIKISDILGKKRTRNIARPRQVAMSLTKELTTLSLPSIGDAFGGRDHTTVMHGVKAVAKLREEDPELAQDYEKLLILIQN from the coding sequence ATGACGCTAGCAGAATTTTGGCCGCAGTGCCTCCGCCGACTTCACGATATTTTGCCTGCCGGGCAGTTCGCGCAATGGATTGCGCCCTTGACCGTGGGCGAGGAAAACGGCGTGTGGGTGATTTACGGTAAAAACCAGTTTGCCTGCAATATGCTCAAAAGCCAGTTTGCCGCCAAAATCGAAGTGGTGCGTGCGGAATTGGCTCCGCAACAGGCGGCTTTTGCGTTTAAGGCGGGCGCGGGGCAGCATTATGAAATGGCGGAAAATGCGGGGACGGTTGCACCTGAACAAGCCGTGTTGACCGAAGAAATGCCGAAAGCAGACGCGCAAGAATCTTTTTCGGACGGGACGTCGTCTGAAAACTCAGACAAGCCCTCCGTTGCGAAAACAGCGGCGGATATTTTGGCGCAGCGCATGAAAAACCTGCCGCACGAAAACAAGCAGCCTGCCGCCGCGCCCGCAGAATCCAAAGCCGTTGCCAAAGCCAAAACGGAAGCGCAGCGCGATGCGGAAGAAGCGCGTTATGAACAGACCAATCTGTCGCGCGACTATACATTCGATACCTTGGTGGAAGGTAAGGGCAACCGCCTTGCCGCCGCCGCCGCCCAAGCCATTGCCGAGAATCCGGGGCAGGGCTACAACCCGTTTTTCCTGTACGGCAGCACGGGTTTGGGTAAAACCCACTTGGTGCAGGCCATCGGCAACGAACTGCTGAAAAACCGTCCTGACGCCAAAGTGCGCTATATGCATTCAGACGACTATATCCGCAGCTTTATGAAGGCGGTGCGCAACAATACTTATGATGTATTCAAGCAGCAATACAAACAATACGATCTGCTGATTATCGACGACATCCAGTTCATCAAAGGCAAAGACCGTACGATGGAAGAATTCTTCTATCTGTACAACCATTTCCATAACGAGAAAAAACAGCTCATCCTCACTTGCGACGTGTTGCCTGCCAAAATCGAAGGTATGGACGACCGCCTCAAATCGCGTTTTTCATGGGGTTTGACTTTGGAACTCGAGCCGCCCGAGCTGGAAATGCGCGTGGCGATTTTGCAGAAAAAGGCAGAAGCAGCAGGCATCAGCATTGAAGACGAAGCCGCATTGTTTGTCGCCAACCTGATTCGTTCCAACGTGCGCGAACTGGAAGGCGCGTTCAACCGCGTCAGCGCCAGCAGCCGCTTCATGAATCGTCCTGTTATCGACATGGATTTGGCGCGTACGGCTTTGCAGGACATCATTGCCGAAAAACACAAAATCATTACCGCCGACACCATTATCGACGCGACTGCCAAATATTACCGCATTAAAATCAGCGATATACTCGGTAAAAAACGCACGCGTAACATTGCCCGTCCGCGTCAGGTCGCCATGAGCCTGACCAAAGAACTGACCACCCTCAGCCTGCCGTCTATCGGCGACGCGTTCGGCGGACGCGACCACACAACCGTCATGCACGGCGTGAAAGCCGTAGCAAAACTGCGCGAAGAAGATCCCGAGTTGGCGCAAGATTACGAAAAACTCCTGATTCTGATTCAAAACTGA
- the dnaN gene encoding DNA polymerase III subunit beta — MLILQADRDSLLKPLQAVTGIVERRHTLPILSNVLLESKDGQTKLLATDLEIQINTAGPESQAGDFRITTNAKKFQDILRALPDSAIVSLDWADNRLTLRAGKSRFALQTLPAEDFPLMSIGEDISAAFSLSQETFKTMLSQVQYSMAVQDIRYYLNGLLMQVEGNQLRLVATDGHRLAYAASQIEAELPKTEVILPRKTVLELFKLLNNPSEPISVELLNNQVRFQCNGTTIVSKVIDGKFPDFNRVIPLDNDKIFLVSRTQLLGALERAAILANEKFRGARLFLQPGLLSVVCSNNEQEEAREELEIAYQGGELEVGFNIGYLMDVLRNIHSDDMQLAFGDANRSTLFTVPNNPNFKYIVMPMRI; from the coding sequence ATGCTGATTTTACAAGCCGACCGCGACAGTCTGCTCAAGCCGCTGCAAGCCGTTACCGGTATCGTCGAACGCCGCCATACCCTGCCCATCCTCTCCAACGTCCTGCTCGAAAGCAAAGACGGTCAAACCAAACTCCTGGCGACCGACTTGGAAATCCAAATCAACACAGCCGGCCCGGAAAGTCAGGCGGGCGATTTCCGCATCACCACCAACGCCAAAAAATTCCAAGACATCCTGCGCGCTTTGCCCGACAGCGCCATCGTTTCGCTCGACTGGGCGGACAACCGTCTGACCCTGCGTGCAGGCAAATCACGCTTCGCCCTGCAAACCCTGCCTGCCGAAGACTTCCCGCTGATGAGCATCGGCGAAGACATCAGCGCAGCGTTTTCCCTGTCGCAAGAAACCTTCAAAACCATGCTGTCTCAAGTCCAATACAGCATGGCGGTGCAAGACATCCGCTACTACCTCAACGGCTTACTGATGCAGGTTGAAGGCAACCAACTGCGCCTCGTCGCCACCGACGGCCACCGCCTTGCCTACGCCGCCAGCCAAATCGAAGCCGAATTGCCCAAAACCGAAGTCATCCTGCCGCGCAAAACCGTTTTGGAACTCTTCAAACTGCTGAACAACCCGTCCGAACCCATCAGCGTCGAGCTGCTCAACAACCAAGTACGCTTCCAATGCAACGGCACGACCATCGTCAGCAAAGTCATCGACGGCAAATTCCCCGACTTCAACCGCGTCATCCCGCTGGACAACGACAAAATCTTCCTCGTTTCCCGTACCCAACTTTTGGGCGCGCTTGAACGTGCCGCCATCCTTGCCAACGAAAAATTCCGCGGCGCGCGCCTGTTCCTGCAACCCGGCCTCTTGAGCGTCGTGTGCAGCAACAACGAGCAGGAAGAAGCACGCGAAGAACTCGAAATCGCCTACCAAGGTGGCGAACTCGAAGTCGGCTTTAACATCGGCTATCTGATGGACGTATTGCGCAACATCCATTCCGACGATATGCAGCTTGCCTTCGGCGATGCCAACCGCTCGACCTTGTTTACCGTACCGAACAACCCGAACTTCAAATACATCGTTATGCCGATGCGCATCTGA
- a CDS encoding RDD family protein: protein MTAFPPAPIKRRLAALMYELLLTGAVTAIAAILAGIAAIFLNPVSQLLSSLATCVIFVGSWWLYFKTNWTKTGRTLAMQTWKIGLHGRNGTLPPLSQLRIRFIWACIFVVFIPLLAYAGLRHLLAIPPVPAFGAALIWLILPWGFALLNPDRQFLYDFLAGTRLVDLKQEASEN, encoded by the coding sequence ATGACCGCCTTTCCCCCCGCCCCCATCAAACGCCGCCTTGCCGCACTGATGTACGAGTTGCTGCTGACCGGTGCCGTAACCGCCATCGCCGCCATCCTTGCCGGCATCGCCGCCATTTTCCTCAACCCTGTTTCCCAGCTTCTTTCCAGCTTGGCGACCTGCGTTATCTTTGTAGGCAGCTGGTGGCTCTACTTCAAAACCAACTGGACGAAAACCGGCCGCACCCTCGCCATGCAGACGTGGAAAATAGGGCTGCACGGCAGAAACGGCACGCTGCCGCCATTGTCGCAACTGCGCATCCGCTTCATTTGGGCATGCATCTTCGTCGTCTTCATCCCCCTGCTCGCTTACGCAGGCCTGCGCCACCTGCTCGCCATCCCGCCCGTGCCAGCCTTCGGCGCCGCCCTTATCTGGCTCATCCTGCCGTGGGGCTTTGCCCTGCTGAACCCCGACCGGCAGTTTTTATACGATTTCTTGGCGGGAACGCGATTGGTCGATTTGAAACAGGAAGCATCCGAAAACTGA
- the pip gene encoding prolyl aminopeptidase, producing the protein MHPIREPIRSGLLQVSDIHQIYWEESGNPDGLPVIFLHGGPGAGASPACRGFFNPDVFRIVIIDQRGCGHSLPYACTDDNTTWDLVADIEKVREMLGIQKWLVFGGSWGSTLSLAYAETHPERVAGLVLRGIFLCRPSEMAWLDEAGGVSQIYPAQWQKFLAPVAEEKRGGLIAAYHEMLFGEDEAGRLKAAKAWADWESYLIRFEPQDVDEDAYQSLAIARLENHYFVNEGWLKGDKAILANTDKIRHIPTIIVQGRYDLCTPMQSAWELSQALPEAELRVIQAGHSSFDPPLAAALVEAVEDMRERAAW; encoded by the coding sequence ATGCACCCCATCCGCGAACCCATCCGCAGCGGCCTGCTGCAAGTATCGGACATCCATCAAATCTACTGGGAAGAATCCGGCAATCCCGACGGCCTGCCCGTCATCTTCCTGCACGGCGGCCCGGGCGCGGGCGCATCGCCTGCCTGCCGCGGCTTTTTCAATCCCGACGTGTTCCGCATCGTCATCATCGACCAGCGCGGCTGCGGTCATTCGCTGCCTTACGCCTGCACCGATGACAACACGACTTGGGACTTGGTTGCCGACATCGAAAAAGTCCGCGAAATGCTGGGCATCCAAAAATGGCTGGTGTTCGGCGGCTCATGGGGCAGCACCTTGTCGCTGGCGTATGCCGAAACCCATCCCGAACGCGTTGCCGGACTGGTGTTGCGCGGGATATTCCTGTGCCGCCCGTCCGAAATGGCGTGGCTGGACGAAGCGGGCGGCGTCAGTCAGATTTATCCCGCGCAATGGCAGAAATTCCTCGCGCCCGTCGCCGAAGAAAAACGCGGCGGCCTGATTGCGGCGTATCACGAAATGCTGTTCGGCGAAGACGAAGCAGGTCGTCTGAAAGCCGCCAAAGCCTGGGCGGACTGGGAAAGCTACCTGATCCGCTTCGAGCCGCAAGACGTCGATGAAGACGCCTACCAATCGCTCGCCATCGCCCGTTTGGAAAACCATTATTTCGTCAACGAAGGCTGGCTGAAAGGCGACAAAGCGATTTTGGCGAACACGGACAAAATCCGCCATATCCCGACCATCATCGTACAAGGCCGCTACGACTTATGCACCCCCATGCAAAGCGCGTGGGAACTTTCGCAGGCGCTCCCCGAAGCCGAACTGCGCGTGATTCAGGCGGGACACTCGTCGTTTGATCCGCCATTGGCGGCGGCGTTGGTGGAGGCGGTGGAAGATATGAGGGAACGCGCGGCGTGGTAA
- the lptE gene encoding LPS assembly lipoprotein LptE → MNKILMTAAVLLLSACGFHLKGMGGTARTLPYPAWHIQNASVMQKALENALRRVDGKPVSAAEAQMTLNIKGIETRQDIYTITRAALVNEYLLTLRVEAQAMRNGEPVGEPITVLVNRTMDYNDSEVLGKQEESETIWAEMRADAADQIVRRLTFLKAY, encoded by the coding sequence ATGAACAAAATCCTGATGACCGCCGCCGTGCTGCTTCTGTCCGCCTGCGGCTTCCACCTCAAAGGCATGGGCGGCACCGCACGCACGCTGCCGTATCCCGCTTGGCACATCCAAAACGCCTCCGTGATGCAGAAGGCTTTGGAAAATGCCCTGCGCCGCGTCGACGGCAAACCCGTTTCCGCCGCCGAAGCGCAAATGACGTTGAACATCAAGGGCATCGAAACCCGTCAGGACATCTACACCATCACCCGCGCCGCGTTGGTCAACGAATACCTGCTGACGCTGCGCGTCGAAGCACAAGCCATGCGCAACGGCGAGCCAGTGGGCGAACCGATTACCGTCCTCGTCAACCGCACGATGGACTACAACGACAGCGAAGTGTTGGGCAAACAGGAAGAAAGCGAAACCATCTGGGCGGAAATGCGCGCCGACGCCGCCGACCAAATCGTCCGCCGCCTGACGTTCCTGAAAGCGTATTGA
- the holA gene encoding DNA polymerase III subunit delta, producing the protein MAVMNIEQVSADMPLSPLYIIHGEEDLLRIEALDTLRAAAKKQGYLNREVFTADNGADWDELLQSAGSAGLFADLKLLEIHIPNGKPGKTGGDALQTFAERLPEDTVTLILLPKLEKAQTQAKWFTALAAKGTVLEAKAITAQALPQWIKGRLNKVGLNIEPDALALFAERVEGNLLAARQEIDKLALLHPQNHTVNIADAEAAVANVARFDVFQLSGAWMKGDALRVARLLYGLEEEGEEPVLLLWAVAEDIRTLIRLTAALKQGQSVQSVRNSLRLWGDKQTLAPIAVKRIPAVRLIEALKTCAKIDRIIKGAEDGDAWTEFKQLVTGLAV; encoded by the coding sequence ATGGCGGTCATGAATATCGAACAGGTCAGCGCGGATATGCCGCTTTCGCCGCTGTACATCATTCACGGCGAAGAAGACCTGTTGCGCATCGAAGCCCTCGATACCCTGCGCGCCGCCGCCAAAAAACAAGGCTACCTCAACCGTGAAGTCTTTACAGCGGACAACGGCGCCGACTGGGACGAACTCCTGCAAAGCGCAGGCAGCGCGGGGCTTTTCGCCGATTTGAAACTTTTGGAAATCCACATTCCGAACGGCAAGCCCGGCAAAACCGGCGGCGACGCGCTGCAAACCTTCGCCGAACGCCTGCCCGAAGACACCGTTACCCTGATTCTGCTGCCCAAGCTCGAAAAAGCCCAAACGCAGGCAAAATGGTTCACCGCGCTCGCCGCCAAAGGCACCGTACTCGAAGCCAAAGCCATTACCGCGCAAGCCCTGCCGCAGTGGATAAAAGGTCGTCTGAACAAGGTCGGACTCAATATCGAACCCGACGCGCTCGCCCTGTTTGCCGAACGCGTCGAAGGCAACCTGCTCGCCGCCCGCCAAGAAATCGACAAACTCGCGCTGCTGCACCCGCAAAACCATACCGTCAACATCGCCGATGCCGAAGCCGCCGTCGCCAACGTCGCCCGTTTCGACGTGTTCCAGCTCTCCGGCGCATGGATGAAAGGCGATGCCCTGCGCGTCGCCCGCCTTCTGTACGGACTCGAAGAAGAAGGCGAAGAGCCTGTCTTGCTGCTGTGGGCGGTTGCCGAAGACATCCGCACCCTCATCCGCCTGACCGCCGCGCTCAAACAAGGGCAGAGCGTACAATCCGTCCGCAACAGCCTGCGCCTGTGGGGCGACAAACAAACCCTCGCACCGATTGCCGTCAAACGCATTCCCGCCGTCCGCCTGATCGAAGCGCTGAAAACCTGCGCCAAAATCGACCGCATCATCAAAGGCGCGGAAGACGGCGATGCTTGGACGGAATTTAAGCAGTTGGTAACGGGGCTGGCGGTGTGA
- a CDS encoding site-2 protease family protein — protein MFQKFDLGTVLLAIPPVLLALTIREVARGYTALRWGDSTAQQYGRLTLNPLPHIDPVGTIVVPIISLLLTPFVFGWARPMPIDPRNFRDPRRAWRWVSISGPIANLILAFFWGFVAAFAVYAPESYQEPLVRMAQYGVIVNAIWVAFSLIPILPWDGGIFIDTFLSAKQSMQFRKIEPYGMWIVLILMFTGLLAKIILPIVALIQTAVYLFMTLLI, from the coding sequence ATGTTTCAAAAATTTGACTTGGGCACTGTCCTGCTCGCGATTCCGCCCGTCCTCCTTGCCCTGACCATACGCGAAGTCGCGCGTGGTTATACCGCCCTCCGTTGGGGCGACAGTACCGCCCAACAATACGGGCGGCTGACGCTCAACCCCCTGCCGCATATCGATCCGGTAGGTACGATCGTCGTCCCCATAATCAGCCTGCTGCTGACCCCGTTCGTCTTCGGTTGGGCGCGCCCGATGCCCATCGACCCGCGCAATTTCCGCGATCCGCGCCGCGCTTGGCGTTGGGTTTCTATTTCCGGTCCGATTGCCAATCTGATTTTGGCGTTCTTTTGGGGCTTTGTTGCCGCCTTTGCCGTTTACGCGCCCGAATCCTATCAGGAACCGTTGGTCCGAATGGCGCAATACGGCGTTATCGTGAACGCGATTTGGGTCGCTTTCAGCCTGATTCCCATCCTGCCTTGGGACGGCGGCATCTTTATCGATACTTTCCTGTCTGCCAAACAGTCCATGCAGTTTCGCAAAATCGAACCTTACGGAATGTGGATTGTCCTAATATTGATGTTCACAGGGCTGTTGGCAAAAATCATCCTGCCTATCGTTGCACTGATACAGACGGCTGTGTACCTCTTTATGACCTTGTTAATCTGA
- the dusB gene encoding tRNA dihydrouridine synthase DusB: protein MRIGGYIIDNPIALAPMAGITDKPFRRLCRDFGAGWAVCEMLTSDPTLRNTKKTLRRSDFADEGGIVAVQIAGSDPQQMADAARYNVSLGAQVIDINMGCPAKKVCNVQAGSALMQNEPLVAAILEAVVRAVDVPVTLKTRLGWHDDHKNLPAIARIAEDCGIAALAVHGRTRTQMYKGEAAYDLIAETKGRLKIPVWVNGDITSPQKAAAVLKQTAADGIMIGRGAQGRPWLFRDLKHYAEHGVLPPALSLAECNVTILNHIRAMHVFYGEIAGVRIARKHIGWYIEEMPDGEQTRRDINRLDSAAAQYDTLAAYLETLSEKTDRWVCDYREG, encoded by the coding sequence ATGCGCATCGGCGGCTACATTATCGACAATCCCATTGCACTCGCCCCGATGGCGGGCATTACGGACAAACCGTTCCGCCGACTTTGCCGAGATTTTGGCGCAGGTTGGGCGGTGTGCGAAATGCTGACCAGCGACCCGACGCTTAGAAATACCAAAAAGACCCTGCGCCGCAGCGATTTTGCCGATGAAGGCGGCATCGTTGCCGTCCAGATTGCCGGCAGCGATCCGCAGCAGATGGCGGATGCCGCGCGTTACAACGTCAGCCTCGGGGCGCAGGTTATCGACATCAACATGGGCTGTCCCGCCAAAAAAGTCTGCAATGTTCAAGCCGGCAGCGCGCTGATGCAAAACGAGCCGCTGGTTGCTGCCATTCTCGAAGCCGTCGTCCGCGCGGTGGACGTTCCCGTTACCCTCAAAACCCGTTTGGGCTGGCACGACGACCACAAGAACCTGCCTGCCATCGCCCGTATCGCCGAAGATTGCGGCATCGCCGCCCTTGCCGTCCACGGACGCACACGCACGCAAATGTATAAAGGCGAAGCGGCTTATGATCTGATTGCCGAGACCAAAGGTCGTCTGAAAATCCCCGTCTGGGTCAACGGCGACATCACTTCGCCGCAAAAAGCCGCCGCCGTCCTCAAACAAACCGCCGCCGACGGTATCATGATAGGGCGCGGCGCACAAGGCAGGCCGTGGCTCTTCCGCGATTTGAAACATTACGCCGAACACGGCGTTTTGCCGCCTGCCTTGAGCTTGGCAGAGTGCAACGTCACCATTTTGAACCACATCCGCGCCATGCACGTGTTTTATGGCGAAATCGCCGGCGTACGCATCGCCCGCAAACACATAGGCTGGTACATCGAAGAAATGCCCGACGGCGAGCAGACACGCCGGGACATCAACCGCTTGGACAGCGCAGCGGCACAATACGATACCCTTGCCGCCTATCTTGAGACGCTTTCAGAGAAAACCGACCGCTGGGTGTGTGATTATCGTGAAGGTTAG
- a CDS encoding Fis family transcriptional regulator, translating to MKQPIPDIAQCVEQNLQQYFKDLNGTEPCGVYDMVLHQVEKPMLTCVMEQCGGNQSKAAVILGLNRNTLRKKLLQHGLL from the coding sequence ATGAAACAGCCCATCCCCGATATTGCGCAATGCGTTGAACAGAATTTGCAACAATATTTCAAAGATTTGAACGGTACGGAGCCTTGCGGCGTGTACGACATGGTGTTGCACCAAGTGGAAAAGCCGATGCTTACGTGCGTGATGGAACAATGCGGCGGCAATCAGTCCAAAGCGGCGGTGATTTTGGGATTGAACCGCAATACGCTGCGTAAGAAGCTGTTGCAGCACGGTTTGCTGTAA
- a CDS encoding glutamine amidotransferase-related protein, whose protein sequence is MKQELRHDGGTRGKTLNVHFILHEDFEVPGAYWDWARSRGHRTALTKVYESEALPENADGIDFLIVMGGPQSPDEDRQAFPYYDPEAELRLMRQAVAADKYIVGVCLGAQLLSVAYGARHGRSPHREIGVYPVELTQEGLNDPHTALLGASFLAGHWHGDMPGLTDGAAVLAASKGCPRQIVRFSPKHYAFQAHLEFDRTAVGLLIAADGRENLAAQSRTQAYVQHPDEIERFDFTQMNAKLFAFLDSLTESGQGGA, encoded by the coding sequence ATGAAGCAGGAACTTCGCCATGACGGCGGTACGCGGGGAAAAACGTTGAACGTCCATTTCATCCTGCACGAGGATTTTGAAGTGCCGGGCGCGTATTGGGATTGGGCGCGGTCGCGCGGGCATCGTACGGCGTTGACTAAGGTTTATGAGTCGGAAGCGTTGCCCGAAAACGCGGACGGTATCGATTTTCTGATTGTCATGGGCGGGCCGCAGTCGCCCGATGAAGACAGGCAGGCTTTTCCGTATTACGACCCTGAAGCCGAGCTGCGCCTGATGCGTCAGGCGGTGGCGGCGGACAAGTACATTGTCGGCGTGTGCTTGGGCGCGCAGCTTTTATCCGTCGCCTACGGCGCACGGCACGGGCGTAGCCCGCACCGCGAAATCGGCGTGTATCCGGTCGAGTTGACGCAGGAAGGTTTGAACGACCCGCATACCGCCTTGTTGGGCGCGTCTTTCCTTGCGGGGCATTGGCACGGGGATATGCCCGGACTGACGGATGGGGCGGCAGTATTGGCGGCGAGCAAAGGTTGTCCGCGCCAGATTGTCCGCTTCTCACCCAAGCATTATGCGTTTCAGGCGCATTTGGAATTTGACCGCACCGCCGTCGGTCTCTTGATTGCCGCCGACGGGCGCGAAAACTTGGCGGCGCAAAGCAGGACGCAGGCTTATGTACAGCATCCCGATGAAATCGAGCGTTTCGATTTTACGCAGATGAACGCGAAACTCTTTGCCTTTTTGGATTCGCTGACCGAATCGGGGCAGGGTGGGGCGTGA
- a CDS encoding DMT family transporter, with translation MIYQILSLLIWGSSFIAAKYTYEMLDAALMVEARLLIAALMVLPSCYRHFGKIPRREWKPLLCIAFINYVVVLLLQFIGLKYTSAASAITMVGLEPLLVVFVGHFVFNDKAKIYHWICGAAAFSGIGMMVLGGAEEGGAVDWFGCLLILLAGFGFAGVIRPSQQMIARIGAPAFTSASMAAAAVLCLPFSLVLAQSYEVHWSWGGVLSVLYLGVGCSWLAYLLWNKGMNKVPANVSGLLISLEPVVGVIMAVWILGEHLSAVSALGVFIVIAATFVAGWLSNRGKNA, from the coding sequence ATGATTTACCAAATACTCTCCTTATTGATTTGGGGCAGCTCGTTTATCGCCGCCAAATATACTTACGAGATGCTTGATGCCGCGCTGATGGTCGAGGCGCGGCTGTTGATTGCCGCGTTGATGGTGCTGCCTTCCTGTTACCGCCATTTCGGCAAGATTCCGCGCCGCGAGTGGAAGCCGTTGTTGTGTATCGCCTTTATCAACTACGTCGTGGTGTTGCTGCTTCAGTTTATCGGTTTGAAATACACGTCCGCCGCCAGCGCGATTACCATGGTCGGGCTGGAACCCTTGTTAGTAGTGTTTGTCGGTCATTTCGTTTTTAACGATAAAGCCAAGATTTACCACTGGATTTGCGGGGCGGCGGCGTTTTCCGGCATCGGGATGATGGTGCTGGGCGGTGCGGAAGAGGGCGGCGCGGTCGATTGGTTCGGCTGTTTGCTGATTCTGCTTGCGGGATTCGGTTTCGCCGGCGTGATACGGCCGAGCCAGCAGATGATTGCCCGCATCGGTGCGCCCGCATTTACTTCTGCTTCCATGGCGGCGGCGGCGGTGTTGTGCCTGCCGTTTTCACTGGTGTTGGCTCAGAGCTATGAAGTCCACTGGTCGTGGGGCGGCGTGCTGTCGGTTTTGTATTTGGGGGTGGGATGCAGTTGGCTTGCCTATCTCTTATGGAACAAGGGCATGAACAAAGTCCCTGCCAATGTCTCCGGCCTCTTGATTTCGCTCGAACCCGTCGTCGGCGTCATCATGGCGGTATGGATTCTGGGCGAACATTTGTCCGCCGTGTCCGCTTTGGGCGTGTTCATCGTCATCGCCGCGACGTTTGTCGCAGGATGGCTGTCGAACAGAGGAAAGAATGCGTAA
- a CDS encoding chloride channel protein: MKHTHKLWIALILTGIVGGMVGIALTELMHFIQHTAYSYGTGGGHVSFREGVVQTSSERRILVLILCGVAVGFGWWSIKRFGRPQIEIKAALKQPLQVLPFLTTVSHALLQIITVGLGSPLGREVAPREMTAAFASVGGRRLGLDEDDTRLLLACASGAGLAAVYNVPLVSTLFILEAMLGIWTQQAAAAALLTSVTATAVARIGLGDVQQYHPAHLDVNIPLLWFAAAIGPVLGTTAVWFQRSAKKFPFLKRNDPKIIPLAIALFAFIGIVSVWFPEILGNGKAGNQLTFGGMTDWRYSLEMTAVKWFVVLLALAAGAYGGLITPSMMLGSTIAFAAAAAWNTFFPAMSSESAAVIGAAAFLGVSLKMPLTAIVFILELTYAPAALLMPLCITMAGAVATARKMGFE; the protein is encoded by the coding sequence ATGAAACATACGCACAAACTTTGGATAGCCCTCATCCTCACCGGCATCGTCGGCGGCATGGTCGGCATTGCCTTGACGGAGCTTATGCACTTTATCCAGCACACGGCTTACAGTTACGGCACGGGCGGCGGGCATGTTTCCTTTCGGGAGGGCGTGGTTCAAACGTCGTCTGAACGCCGCATCCTCGTATTGATTTTGTGCGGCGTCGCGGTAGGGTTCGGCTGGTGGTCGATCAAACGTTTCGGTAGGCCGCAAATCGAAATCAAGGCAGCCTTGAAGCAGCCCTTGCAGGTGCTGCCGTTTTTGACCACCGTTTCCCATGCGCTGCTGCAAATCATCACCGTCGGACTCGGTTCCCCGCTCGGACGCGAAGTCGCCCCGCGTGAAATGACCGCCGCGTTTGCATCCGTCGGTGGCAGGCGTTTGGGTTTGGACGAAGACGACACGCGCCTGCTGCTCGCCTGCGCGTCGGGTGCAGGTTTGGCGGCGGTCTATAACGTCCCGCTCGTCTCCACACTTTTCATCCTCGAAGCCATGTTGGGCATTTGGACGCAACAGGCAGCGGCCGCCGCACTGCTGACTTCCGTCACCGCCACCGCCGTCGCCCGCATCGGCTTGGGCGACGTGCAGCAATACCATCCCGCCCATCTCGATGTGAACATCCCGCTGCTGTGGTTTGCCGCCGCCATCGGTCCCGTTTTGGGCACAACGGCGGTATGGTTTCAGCGCAGTGCCAAAAAATTTCCCTTCCTCAAGCGCAACGACCCGAAAATCATTCCTTTGGCGATTGCCTTGTTTGCCTTTATCGGCATCGTTTCCGTTTGGTTTCCCGAAATACTGGGCAATGGCAAGGCGGGCAACCAGCTTACGTTCGGCGGCATGACCGACTGGCGGTACAGCTTGGAAATGACCGCCGTTAAATGGTTCGTCGTCCTGCTCGCACTCGCCGCAGGCGCATACGGCGGGCTGATTACCCCGTCCATGATGCTCGGCAGCACCATCGCCTTTGCCGCCGCAGCCGCGTGGAACACCTTCTTCCCCGCCATGTCGTCTGAAAGTGCCGCCGTCATCGGCGCGGCGGCTTTTCTCGGCGTTTCCCTCAAAATGCCCCTAACCGCCATAGTCTTCATCCTCGAACTCACCTACGCCCCCGCCGCTCTGCTGATGCCTTTGTGCATCACGATGGCGGGCGCAGTGGCAACGGCAAGGAAAATGGGGTTTGAATAA